A stretch of Alkalicella caledoniensis DNA encodes these proteins:
- a CDS encoding DegV family protein encodes MSVKIVTDSTSYLPAHLRDKYDIKVISLGVSFGEEVFKEEEMENSEFYVKMDGGEEVPTSSPPSINEFLELFEDIIKDGHSVLGVFLSSDLSETYSRASIAKQILLEKYPKAVIEVMDSRTTCMQSSFMSLAAALALDEHLSMEELVKIAQTKLYKSRFLFSPEVLDYLKKGGRIGKAAALLGSIFQIRPILTVVDGKIDVLGKVRTKEKAVKKMLETFLEDVEGREIGNVVIHHINNEEEAIELAKIIEEKIEKQVDVHSIGPVIGLHVGPGTLGIVYSIE; translated from the coding sequence ATGAGTGTAAAAATTGTAACAGATAGTACTTCCTATCTACCAGCACATCTAAGGGATAAATACGATATAAAGGTGATCTCCCTAGGTGTGAGTTTTGGTGAAGAGGTATTTAAAGAAGAGGAAATGGAAAATAGTGAATTCTATGTAAAAATGGATGGTGGAGAAGAGGTTCCCACCTCTTCTCCACCATCCATAAACGAGTTCTTAGAACTATTTGAAGATATAATAAAGGATGGACACAGTGTATTAGGTGTGTTCTTATCCTCGGATTTAAGTGAAACTTATTCAAGGGCTTCAATTGCGAAACAAATACTTTTAGAGAAATATCCAAAGGCAGTCATAGAAGTTATGGACTCTAGAACCACTTGCATGCAATCAAGCTTCATGTCCTTAGCCGCAGCTCTCGCTTTAGACGAACATCTTTCCATGGAAGAACTTGTAAAAATTGCTCAAACAAAACTATACAAAAGTCGTTTTTTGTTTTCCCCAGAAGTACTAGATTACTTAAAAAAGGGAGGGCGTATAGGAAAAGCTGCAGCACTATTAGGATCCATCTTTCAAATTAGGCCAATCCTAACAGTAGTAGATGGTAAAATAGATGTATTAGGTAAAGTTAGAACAAAAGAAAAAGCAGTTAAAAAGATGTTGGAAACATTCCTTGAAGATGTGGAAGGGCGAGAAATAGGAAATGTGGTAATTCACCACATAAATAATGAGGAAGAGGCCATAGAGTTAGCCAAAATAATAGAAGAAAAAATAGAGAAACAAGTGGATGTACACTCCATAGGACCTGTAATAGGACTACACGTAGGACCTGGAACCTTGGGGATAGTTTATTCCATAGAGTAG
- a CDS encoding IS3 family transposase, protein MYLTIQELKKTKGYSITKLCVFAKVQRSSYYKWLNREASTNEQFNKTLIPLIRDAYEERGGILGYRQMTIKLNREQEFHVNHKRIYRLMKILGLKSVCRRKRKNYIKSTPEITAKNVLSRNFNANGFGEKWLTDVTEMKYGISGKAYLSAILDLGDKSIVSFVLGHSNNNALVFRTFDIAHEQHPDAKPIFHSDRGFQYTSKMFKNKLDNAGMTQSMSRISRCIDNGPMEAFFGTLKSEMYYLNKFSSYQELESAVIEYIEYYNNHRYQKRLECMTPMEYRQHLLSKVA, encoded by the coding sequence ATCTATCTTACGATACAGGAACTTAAAAAGACTAAAGGTTATTCAATCACAAAACTCTGTGTTTTTGCGAAGGTTCAACGTTCCTCATATTACAAATGGTTAAACAGAGAAGCAAGTACTAATGAACAATTTAACAAAACTTTAATACCATTAATCAGAGATGCATATGAAGAGAGAGGCGGTATACTTGGGTATCGTCAGATGACAATCAAGTTAAACAGAGAGCAAGAATTCCATGTAAACCATAAGAGAATCTACAGACTGATGAAAATACTAGGTTTAAAATCTGTATGCCGTAGAAAGAGAAAGAACTACATCAAATCCACACCAGAAATAACTGCAAAAAACGTACTAAGCAGGAACTTTAATGCAAATGGATTTGGGGAGAAATGGCTTACTGATGTAACAGAGATGAAATATGGAATCAGTGGAAAAGCCTATCTAAGTGCCATACTTGACCTCGGAGATAAGAGCATAGTGTCCTTTGTCTTGGGTCATTCAAATAACAATGCACTGGTATTTAGAACGTTTGACATTGCCCATGAGCAGCACCCTGATGCAAAGCCAATTTTCCACAGTGATAGGGGATTTCAATACACCTCAAAAATGTTCAAAAACAAGTTGGATAATGCGGGTATGACACAGAGTATGTCTAGAATCTCCCGTTGTATAGATAACGGCCCTATGGAGGCATTTTTTGGTACCCTTAAGTCAGAAATGTACTATCTCAACAAATTCAGCTCATATCAGGAATTGGAATCTGCTGTCATTGAATACATAGAGTATTACAATAATCATCGTTATCAGAAGAGGCTTGAATGTATGACTCCAATGGAGTATAGGCAACACCTTTTAAGTAAGGTAGCATAA
- a CDS encoding helix-turn-helix domain-containing protein, producing the protein MGRKSKFSPEEKLEYVLMCIEGKNSVSHAAKLIGVSKDTMRRWVSNYMSLGVDGLTTSAKNTSHSSNAKELAIKEYLSGKGSLHDICFQYGIRSTGILHTWVMKYNSHEKLKSSGTGGVSIMTKGRKTHFDERVEIVKYCIENKCNYVETAQKFNVSYQQVNSWTNKYLKKGIEALQDKRGKRKSEDDMSEMDKLKAQNKLLEAEIRQKQMEIDFLKKLKEIERGRF; encoded by the coding sequence ATGGGTCGGAAAAGTAAATTCTCACCAGAAGAAAAGTTAGAGTATGTTCTTATGTGTATAGAAGGAAAAAATTCAGTTAGCCATGCAGCTAAGTTAATCGGTGTCAGTAAAGATACCATGAGGAGATGGGTCAGTAATTATATGTCGTTGGGTGTTGATGGGTTGACTACTAGTGCAAAGAATACTAGCCATTCTTCAAATGCAAAGGAATTAGCGATAAAGGAATACCTTTCTGGTAAGGGTTCTTTGCATGATATATGTTTTCAATATGGAATACGCTCTACAGGGATACTTCATACATGGGTTATGAAGTATAATAGTCATGAGAAATTAAAATCTTCTGGTACTGGAGGAGTATCTATCATGACTAAAGGAAGAAAGACCCATTTTGATGAAAGAGTAGAAATAGTAAAGTACTGTATTGAGAATAAATGCAACTATGTTGAAACAGCACAGAAGTTTAATGTATCTTACCAGCAGGTTAATTCATGGACTAATAAATACCTAAAAAAAGGTATAGAAGCCCTTCAAGACAAGCGAGGCAAAAGAAAGTCAGAAGATGACATGTCTGAAATGGACAAACTTAAAGCCCAAAACAAACTACTTGAAGCTGAAATTCGCCAGAAGCAAATGGAGATAGATTTTTTAAAAAAGTTGAAAGAAATAGAAAGGGGGCGGTTTTAA
- a CDS encoding DUF2752 domain-containing protein: protein MFKNEFTYNPKLQRLLALGFLLGIALIIYIYHPATPYTMITSPFRQVTGFYCPGCGTIRAMTQLLKGNILKAASHNILAVIFSPLLLWIVASNISLVIIGKPLPRPELPSKGIWILLTVVIVYGVARNLPISQLQFLRP from the coding sequence ATGTTCAAAAATGAATTTACTTACAACCCTAAACTTCAAAGGCTACTGGCATTGGGGTTTTTACTAGGTATAGCTCTTATTATATATATTTATCACCCAGCCACACCCTATACAATGATTACAAGTCCATTTAGGCAAGTAACAGGATTTTATTGCCCAGGTTGTGGCACCATTAGAGCCATGACACAATTACTGAAAGGCAATATTCTAAAGGCAGCATCCCACAATATATTGGCAGTAATATTCTCACCGCTACTTTTGTGGATAGTGGCATCAAATATATCCCTTGTGATAATAGGTAAACCCCTGCCACGCCCAGAGTTACCCTCAAAAGGAATTTGGATACTACTTACCGTAGTAATTGTATATGGAGTAGCAAGGAATTTACCAATTTCACAGCTACAGTTTTTGCGGCCGTAA
- a CDS encoding CD225/dispanin family protein has translation MSDYSEGNHIYREVPDYLAQSILVTIFCCLPLGIPAIVYAALAKGRKESGDYEGARAHSETAKGWCIAAFILGIIALLISLMG, from the coding sequence ATGTCAGATTACTCTGAAGGAAACCACATCTATCGAGAAGTTCCCGATTACTTAGCTCAGTCTATACTAGTGACTATTTTTTGTTGCCTGCCGTTAGGAATTCCAGCTATAGTATACGCCGCTTTAGCCAAGGGTAGAAAAGAATCAGGTGACTACGAAGGAGCTAGAGCTCACTCAGAAACTGCTAAAGGCTGGTGTATTGCTGCTTTTATACTAGGTATTATTGCTCTTCTTATATCGTTAATGGGATAG
- a CDS encoding DEAD/DEAH box helicase: MTKTNFSDYALSNDLLKAISMLNFKNPTKVQELVIPAVLEKKDIIVKSQTGSGKTAAFAIPISEVVNWDENKPQALVLAPTRELAIQIKEDFFNIGRFKRLKVSAVYGKFPFYMQERELKQKTHVVVGTPGRIIDHLERGTLDTSMIEYLVIDEADEMLNMGFIEQIETIISNLPKERVTMLLSATLPKELETLCSNYMNDPIYAEIEEQSSAVDRIYQEGYIVDEEDKLSLLRDITILENPDSCIIFCNTKLMVDDVYNELSKLNYTCDRIHGGMEQRDRIRVMNDFKQGYFRYLVATDVAARGIDIDSISLVINYDIPQDSESYVHRIGRTGRKDREGRAITFVSPNEIKYLNDIHKYIQREIPLKERPDKHAVLDSKKDFVDKINSAPVLKETKGAQLNKGIMKLHINAGKKTKMRPVDVVGTLCSIEGISAEDIGIINILDISTFVEILNNKGEIVYRELQKKPIKGRMRNVSKVLDKK; the protein is encoded by the coding sequence ATGACAAAAACCAATTTTAGTGATTATGCACTGAGCAATGACTTATTAAAAGCCATTAGTATGTTAAATTTTAAAAATCCTACTAAGGTTCAAGAACTTGTAATCCCTGCTGTTTTAGAAAAAAAGGATATAATTGTTAAGTCACAAACAGGAAGTGGGAAAACTGCAGCTTTTGCTATTCCCATCAGCGAGGTAGTGAATTGGGATGAAAATAAGCCCCAGGCCTTAGTCCTCGCTCCCACAAGGGAACTGGCTATTCAAATCAAGGAAGATTTTTTTAATATAGGTAGGTTTAAAAGGCTTAAGGTGTCTGCAGTTTATGGAAAGTTTCCATTTTATATGCAAGAAAGGGAGCTAAAGCAAAAAACCCACGTGGTTGTGGGTACACCTGGTCGTATCATAGATCATTTAGAAAGAGGAACCCTAGATACATCTATGATAGAGTACCTTGTCATAGATGAAGCTGATGAAATGCTAAACATGGGCTTTATAGAACAGATTGAAACAATAATAAGTAATCTACCTAAAGAGCGGGTGACCATGCTACTGTCAGCTACTTTGCCCAAAGAGCTAGAAACCTTATGTAGCAACTACATGAATGATCCCATATATGCAGAAATTGAAGAGCAAAGTTCAGCTGTCGATAGAATATATCAAGAGGGATATATAGTAGACGAAGAAGATAAGCTAAGTCTTCTAAGGGATATAACTATTTTAGAAAACCCAGATAGTTGTATCATATTTTGCAACACAAAACTTATGGTAGATGACGTATATAATGAGCTTTCAAAGTTGAATTACACCTGTGATAGAATACATGGTGGAATGGAGCAACGGGATAGAATTAGGGTAATGAATGATTTCAAACAGGGATATTTTAGATACCTTGTAGCTACAGATGTTGCAGCTCGGGGAATAGATATAGATAGTATCTCCCTGGTAATTAATTATGATATTCCTCAAGACTCTGAAAGCTATGTACATAGGATAGGAAGAACGGGGCGTAAAGATAGAGAAGGCCGAGCAATTACCTTTGTATCACCAAATGAAATTAAGTACTTAAATGATATACATAAATACATTCAAAGAGAGATTCCATTAAAGGAAAGACCAGATAAACATGCTGTTTTAGATTCAAAAAAAGATTTTGTTGACAAAATAAATTCAGCACCTGTTCTTAAAGAAACTAAAGGTGCCCAGCTTAACAAAGGTATTATGAAGCTACATATAAATGCAGGGAAGAAAACAAAAATGAGACCAGTGGATGTGGTAGGCACCCTTTGTAGTATTGAAGGTATATCAGCAGAAGATATCGGGATCATCAATATACTTGATATATCTACCTTTGTTGAAATATTAAATAACAAAGGAGAAATAGTGTATCGGGAATTACAAAAAAAGCCTATCAAAGGAAGAATGCGCAATGTTAGCAAAGTGCTAGATAAAAAATAA